One genomic window of Paenibacillus xylanilyticus includes the following:
- a CDS encoding YheC/YheD family protein, protein MPSSPQTSTIAILVRAAEGSPPFSDELFCRRLSLESHRYNLNIIVLPISADRDNPLPEKGYIYRNGKWKTAPVHGVQMLMDRCLLPLPRRCRQQLHELALSGSGHIRPYWSVSLPGKWKVHRAMSREKQLSRLLVPTVLLQPQAPWEQWLKRWPKGLFFKPVSGTHGKETFRLTQENDTPTWVIEGRDQDNERYQRRFYTRHALSTWLESKISSRRMIMQPYLDLSHHGHPFDIRALVQKNKHGRWTLTGCMVREGAEGSLTSNLHGGGKAYPAHSYLMDRYGSMRANTILEGIDHAAALIPPLLEGQFGRLAELGLDFGADSTGRLWLLEVNSKPGRSSFAEAGDRHMQTLTYTQPLAYARYLLQQHVLTDVVRPMKMPNTSSTAGLKPIPIQGG, encoded by the coding sequence ATGCCATCATCGCCGCAAACATCAACCATAGCCATCCTGGTCCGTGCTGCAGAGGGATCACCACCGTTCTCGGATGAACTCTTTTGCCGTCGTCTCAGTTTGGAGAGTCATCGCTATAACCTGAATATCATCGTGCTGCCCATATCCGCTGATAGAGATAACCCTTTACCAGAAAAAGGATACATTTACCGTAACGGAAAATGGAAAACAGCTCCTGTTCACGGGGTACAAATGCTGATGGATCGGTGCCTGCTGCCACTTCCAAGACGATGTAGACAGCAGCTTCATGAACTTGCTTTATCGGGCAGCGGGCACATCAGACCCTACTGGTCTGTTTCCCTCCCGGGTAAATGGAAGGTCCACCGGGCAATGTCTCGGGAAAAACAGCTGAGCAGACTTCTCGTTCCCACCGTACTCCTTCAACCTCAAGCTCCATGGGAGCAGTGGCTGAAACGGTGGCCCAAGGGACTTTTCTTCAAGCCTGTTTCAGGAACCCATGGCAAGGAAACATTTCGTCTCACCCAGGAAAATGATACCCCCACATGGGTCATTGAAGGCAGAGATCAGGACAATGAACGTTATCAGCGCAGATTTTATACACGTCATGCGCTCTCAACCTGGCTTGAATCCAAGATTTCCAGTCGCCGGATGATCATGCAGCCATATCTGGATCTGAGTCATCACGGGCATCCATTCGACATCCGTGCCCTGGTGCAAAAAAACAAACACGGACGCTGGACCCTGACAGGATGCATGGTTCGCGAGGGTGCCGAGGGCTCCCTTACCTCCAATTTGCATGGCGGAGGAAAGGCCTATCCCGCTCACTCTTATCTCATGGATCGATACGGGAGTATGCGTGCCAATACCATTTTAGAAGGGATCGACCATGCTGCTGCTCTAATCCCTCCCTTGCTGGAGGGTCAATTCGGCAGACTTGCTGAATTGGGACTGGATTTTGGAGCAGATTCGACAGGTCGTCTCTGGCTGCTGGAGGTCAATTCGAAGCCAGGGCGCTCTTCATTCGCAGAGGCAGGTGACCGACACATGCAGACACTGACTTACACCCAGCCGCTTGCCTATGCTCGTTATTTGCTGCAACAACATGTTCTCACGGACGTCGTTCGTCCAATGAAAATGCCGAATACATCCAGCACAGCTGGCCTGAAACCCATCCCGATTCAAGGCGGCTAG
- a CDS encoding YheC/YheD family protein, with the protein MSTKKVTIQVTGSGILQDDVIMLGEGVLKALKIPSGRPLQLQFGSYRREVTVIPVPRYDGLRINQTVASKTGLVPRSVLSVSYRSASRTLRLGPFISVLVSQDYPDQPDRPFGSITMFCHELVKACRKQGAYVSFFTPEDIGAVTGHIQGWVYDDGWKKTVLPIADVVNNRLTSRKLENKPSVQHFMKEVKSLYGTQTFNEKFLDKNEVFDALKSITTLKRVLPESHLLKSSATLKTMCTRYPVVFLKPVRGSLGKGIIRVSRQIDGSFLTLATSVGGTRKQTYTSLDKLYASLSGKMKTTRYQIQQGLSLIDNSGRPVDFRALVQKNRSGKWSVTSIVARIAGGSHYVSNLARGGSLSTVKDAVAKTQLPASAKASAYANLHTAALDIAKGIEHAIPAHFGELGIDLAMDTTGRVWLLEVNSKPSKNDNTPLSESKIRPSVKAMLEYSTYLAGF; encoded by the coding sequence ATGTCCACTAAAAAAGTAACGATTCAGGTTACCGGCTCGGGCATCCTGCAGGACGACGTCATCATGCTGGGCGAAGGGGTGCTCAAGGCCCTTAAAATCCCTTCGGGAAGGCCGCTTCAGCTTCAATTCGGCTCTTACCGCCGTGAAGTCACCGTTATTCCGGTTCCCAGATACGACGGCCTTCGCATCAATCAGACGGTAGCCAGCAAGACCGGCCTGGTTCCCCGTTCGGTCCTGAGTGTATCCTATCGTTCAGCCAGCCGTACGCTGCGCCTTGGCCCCTTCATCAGTGTGCTGGTAAGCCAGGATTATCCCGATCAGCCCGATCGGCCCTTTGGCTCCATCACGATGTTCTGTCATGAGCTGGTGAAGGCCTGCCGTAAGCAGGGCGCCTATGTATCCTTTTTCACACCAGAGGATATCGGAGCGGTAACGGGTCATATTCAGGGCTGGGTGTATGATGACGGCTGGAAAAAGACGGTTCTGCCCATTGCAGACGTCGTCAATAACAGGCTGACATCCCGTAAGCTTGAGAACAAACCTAGCGTACAGCATTTCATGAAAGAAGTAAAATCTCTCTACGGCACACAAACCTTCAATGAAAAGTTCCTGGACAAAAATGAAGTGTTTGATGCCTTGAAGTCCATTACAACGCTCAAAAGGGTCCTGCCGGAGTCACATTTGCTGAAGTCCTCTGCCACGCTCAAAACGATGTGCACCCGGTATCCGGTTGTATTTCTCAAGCCTGTGCGAGGTTCGCTTGGTAAAGGAATCATCCGGGTCTCCCGTCAAATTGACGGAAGTTTCCTTACACTCGCAACCAGTGTTGGAGGTACCCGCAAACAAACGTATACTTCTCTGGATAAACTCTATGCCAGTCTGTCCGGAAAAATGAAAACGACGCGATACCAGATTCAGCAAGGGCTGTCTCTCATTGATAATAGCGGTAGGCCCGTCGACTTCCGTGCCCTCGTACAAAAAAACAGATCAGGCAAATGGAGTGTTACATCCATCGTAGCCCGCATTGCCGGAGGCAGCCATTATGTATCGAATCTAGCCCGCGGCGGAAGCCTCAGTACCGTTAAGGATGCCGTGGCCAAAACCCAGCTTCCCGCATCAGCCAAAGCCTCAGCTTATGCCAATCTTCATACGGCGGCGCTCGACATTGCCAAAGGAATTGAGCATGCGATTCCGGCCCATTTCGGTGAACTTGGTATTGATCTTGCGATGGATACCACTGGTCGTGTCTGGCTGCTCGAGGTTAATTCAAAACCGTCCAAGAATGACAATACGCCACTGAGCGAGAGTAAAATCCGGCCCTCTGTCAAAGCCATGCTGGAATACTCCACGTATCTGGCCGGATTCTGA
- a CDS encoding YlbF family regulator, with protein MNIYDKANDLAKALRESSEVEEITSAMKLIEADPEAKRMLDSFRDQQMELQQRMMSGDMPAPDEMEKMEKLFEVLSLNLNIRRLFDAERRLSVIIEDVNKIIADSLGHLYGGAEA; from the coding sequence GTGAATATTTATGACAAAGCCAATGATCTGGCCAAAGCACTGAGAGAAAGCAGCGAGGTGGAAGAAATTACGTCCGCGATGAAGCTGATCGAAGCTGATCCGGAGGCGAAACGCATGCTGGACAGCTTCCGTGATCAACAAATGGAATTGCAGCAGCGCATGATGAGCGGCGACATGCCGGCACCGGACGAGATGGAGAAAATGGAGAAGCTGTTTGAGGTGCTGAGCCTGAATCTCAACATCCGTCGCCTATTCGATGCGGAGCGCCGTCTGAGCGTAATCATTGAAGATGTGAACAAAATTATTGCTGACAGCCTGGGCCATCTGTATGGTGGAGCTGAGGCGTAA
- a CDS encoding DRTGG domain-containing protein — protein MDGQEENVTKHEQLLQHIEQLKVGSKISVRGLARELGVSEGTAYRAVKEAENFGLVVTKERIGTVRIEKRPRGMSEQLTFADVVTIVEGHVLGGSDGLAKPLHKYVIGAMKEQAMARYIDAGSLLIVGNRDNAHSLALEQGAGVLITGGFGTSREVRLLADELGLPIISSRHDTFTVASMINRAIFDRLIKKKIMLVEDIIGQKPRLQVLKVTSSAADFHKLVAETGDHRFPVVDEWNRVIGIVSLKDVSELLEDQSIEKCVVRRPVTASLQTSLASAAQIMTWEGIDFLPIVDRNRKLIASITRKEVLQAMRDAQKQPQLGETFDHLIWNGFAEERGEQNELMFHGFIIPQMATDLGTISEGVLLNVMTQAGRRAAWDVTGNDYVVDNVTTYFVHPVQIEDQILVRPVILETSRRTCKMDIVITREGNVVCKAVMTLQSIDHG, from the coding sequence ATGGACGGACAGGAAGAGAACGTGACGAAGCACGAACAGCTGCTGCAGCATATCGAACAGTTAAAAGTCGGCAGTAAAATATCGGTCCGTGGCCTGGCAAGAGAGCTTGGCGTAAGTGAAGGGACCGCTTATCGGGCAGTCAAGGAAGCAGAGAACTTCGGGCTGGTGGTAACCAAAGAACGAATTGGAACGGTACGGATCGAAAAGAGGCCGCGCGGCATGTCAGAACAGCTGACCTTTGCCGATGTGGTCACCATTGTGGAAGGTCATGTGCTCGGAGGCAGTGATGGCTTGGCCAAACCGCTTCATAAGTATGTGATTGGTGCGATGAAAGAGCAGGCCATGGCCCGCTATATAGATGCAGGAAGTCTACTTATTGTGGGTAACCGGGATAATGCCCATTCGCTTGCACTTGAGCAGGGAGCGGGTGTACTCATCACCGGCGGTTTCGGCACAAGCCGTGAAGTCAGATTGCTGGCAGATGAACTGGGACTGCCGATTATTTCTTCCAGACATGATACATTCACCGTGGCTTCCATGATTAACCGAGCAATCTTTGACCGATTGATCAAGAAAAAAATCATGCTTGTGGAGGATATTATCGGTCAGAAGCCCCGTCTTCAAGTGCTCAAGGTCACCAGCTCTGCCGCTGATTTTCACAAGCTGGTTGCCGAAACGGGAGATCATCGCTTCCCGGTAGTTGACGAATGGAATCGGGTTATCGGCATTGTCAGCCTGAAGGATGTGAGCGAACTTCTGGAAGACCAGAGCATTGAGAAATGCGTCGTGCGCCGTCCGGTTACGGCCTCGCTGCAAACCTCACTGGCTTCTGCCGCGCAGATCATGACTTGGGAAGGCATTGATTTTCTGCCCATTGTGGATCGCAATCGGAAGCTGATTGCCTCCATAACGCGGAAGGAAGTACTGCAGGCCATGCGCGACGCGCAGAAGCAGCCGCAGCTCGGCGAGACCTTCGATCATCTGATCTGGAACGGGTTTGCCGAGGAACGCGGAGAACAGAATGAGTTAATGTTTCATGGTTTCATTATTCCGCAGATGGCGACAGACTTGGGCACGATCTCTGAAGGGGTGCTGCTGAACGTCATGACGCAGGCAGGACGCCGGGCTGCCTGGGATGTTACGGGTAACGATTATGTCGTGGATAATGTGACGACGTATTTTGTGCATCCGGTGCAGATTGAGGATCAGATTTTGGTTCGACCCGTCATTCTGGAAACGAGCCGCCGAACCTGCAAAATGGACATTGTCATTACCCGTGAAGGAAATGTCGTATGCAAAGCGGTCATGACGCTGCAATCCATTGATCATGGCTAG
- a CDS encoding YtpI family protein, whose amino-acid sequence MLIDVLKYVLIAIFALAMVCSALNSIRSYRAANAADAGLYRSWTNIWMGGMLIVLSIILMFVFTGSSLSIVVEALFLIIGAYNLFAGLRNRSYFARLREHSGNQSGRASRQSV is encoded by the coding sequence GTGTTGATTGATGTTCTCAAGTATGTCCTGATTGCCATTTTCGCTCTAGCCATGGTCTGCTCGGCGCTGAACAGCATTCGTTCGTACCGGGCCGCGAATGCCGCTGACGCTGGCCTTTACCGTTCATGGACCAATATCTGGATGGGTGGCATGCTGATTGTATTGTCCATAATCCTCATGTTTGTCTTCACTGGATCGAGCCTGTCTATTGTTGTGGAAGCGCTCTTTCTAATTATCGGTGCTTACAATCTGTTCGCCGGTTTGCGCAACCGCAGCTACTTTGCCCGTCTACGGGAGCACAGCGGAAATCAGTCAGGCCGTGCGTCCAGGCAATCTGTTTAA
- a CDS encoding YtrH family sporulation protein has translation MSTFLSKAILDFFIAFGIVLGGAMIGGIGAVISLQPPTQTMLDISGKIKIWALAAAVGGTIDPMRVIESNVLDGNLSPAVKQILYLISAFMGAHMGTELVKWVCGGGRG, from the coding sequence GTGAGCACATTTTTATCCAAAGCCATTCTTGATTTCTTTATTGCGTTTGGCATTGTGCTGGGCGGCGCGATGATCGGAGGAATTGGTGCTGTTATCTCTCTCCAGCCTCCGACTCAGACGATGCTTGATATTTCCGGCAAAATCAAGATATGGGCGCTTGCAGCCGCAGTTGGGGGCACCATCGATCCGATGCGTGTCATTGAGAGCAACGTTCTCGACGGCAATCTGTCGCCAGCGGTGAAGCAAATTTTGTATCTGATCTCGGCCTTTATGGGCGCTCATATGGGAACCGAACTCGTAAAATGGGTATGCGGCGGAGGGCGGGGTTAA
- a CDS encoding DNA polymerase III subunit alpha gives MSSFVHLHVHSEYSLLDGAARIPDLVNQAADLGMTTLALTDHGVMYGAVPFYKACIERGIKPIIGCEAYMTAGSRKERGSRKDQPIHHLILLAKNMTGYRNLMKLCSIGHLEGFHYKPRIDMESLAAHHEGIICLSACLGGEVPQHLLHGREEEARRAALRYKHIFGPDFYLELQDHGLAEQKRVNPQLIRLAEELDIPLVATNDVHYLSEADAELQDVLICIGTGKTVDDESRLRIGTNQLYLKSEQEMARLFPHVEEALRNTVRIAESCELQLEFGKSILPEYRPLPEGQSPSQYLRELCEKGMEERYLSSERWTDSALRSELDKRLNYELQVIDSMGFSDYFLIVWDFIAYAHRQGIVTGPGRGSSAGSLVAYTLHITDVDPMKYNLLFERFLNPERISMPDIDIDFSDERRDEVIDYVADKYGKAHVAQIITFGTMAARAAVRDVGRALNVPYGEVDKAAKLIPAQLGINIRRAMEATPELKALYETKPKTRELLDMAMKVEGMPRHASTHAAGVVISRDPLTDAVPLQEGSEGTALTQYSMENLESIGLLKMDFLGLRTLSIIERCLRWIGEEGQVPDFRYIADDDAKTYEMLGRGDTMGIFQLESAGMRRVLKDLKPTVFEDIISVLALYRPGPMEFISKYIQGKHGQIEVDYPHADLESILKDTYGIIVYQEQIMQIASRMAGFSLGEADLLRRAVSKKKREVLDLERGHFVQGSLKQGYSEEEADLVYDMIVKFANYGFPRAHAAAYGVLAFQTAYLKAHYPVHFMASMLTAVMGSHRKVAEYVVECRRMGIEVLPPDVNESGILFTPVFAVPGKPENNLTDRSEMDNGNNTENHMYDHPGQEEYGDAPLPDDPGPMPEEGDDSYGWQASTVMPEGLKQEGLSVSGSEASAIKHVDREETGMTGGVDQNQAEVFASGSIRFGLAAVKNVGTQAMESIMLVRKERPFDSLLDFCRRVDLRVCNKRVIESLIQAGAFDTLPGHRAQLLAMLDETVEAALKWRKEREDLQIQLFDFVETPNWEIEYPQIPAYSATQQLELERELLGLYLSGHPLDDYEDVLESSGADRIMELTEAADDTMAVAAGMVVSVKSITTKQGKAMAFMELEDQIERCEVVLFPEVWRRSQQHVGKGELLVVRAKVQQQDEGFKLLAEEVAPLTQAALEQQLRSRERRGKPGSGSPSRPAAPARQQAGAGAGAAAGAVRSSTGGGPATAHREEGAGKAEGTSVSSPGSTDSANGSEQIRRSQAVQQRVFVKITPQSEKPELLTRLKQLLQQHPGPVATVLFYEQQQKLLALSDAYRIKPSPTLFSEMEQMLGEGTVKIK, from the coding sequence ATGAGTTCTTTTGTGCATTTGCACGTTCATAGTGAATATAGTTTGCTGGACGGCGCTGCGCGTATTCCGGATCTCGTGAACCAGGCCGCAGATCTTGGGATGACCACACTCGCATTGACCGATCACGGCGTCATGTACGGCGCTGTTCCCTTTTATAAAGCCTGTATCGAACGAGGCATCAAGCCGATTATCGGTTGTGAGGCATACATGACCGCAGGGTCCCGCAAGGAGCGGGGCAGCCGCAAGGATCAGCCCATTCACCACTTGATCTTGCTGGCGAAGAACATGACAGGTTACCGCAACCTGATGAAATTATGCTCTATTGGGCATTTGGAAGGTTTCCATTACAAGCCACGTATTGATATGGAGAGTTTGGCGGCTCATCACGAGGGCATTATCTGCCTGAGTGCTTGTCTGGGTGGAGAAGTGCCTCAGCATTTGCTGCATGGACGGGAAGAAGAGGCCCGGCGGGCTGCGCTTCGTTATAAACATATTTTTGGTCCTGATTTCTATCTGGAGCTTCAGGATCACGGCCTCGCAGAGCAAAAAAGAGTCAATCCCCAATTGATTCGTCTAGCCGAAGAACTGGATATTCCGCTTGTGGCAACCAATGATGTGCATTACCTGTCCGAAGCGGACGCTGAACTTCAGGATGTGCTCATTTGTATCGGAACCGGGAAAACCGTTGATGATGAGAGTCGTCTTCGGATTGGTACCAATCAGCTGTATTTGAAAAGTGAGCAGGAGATGGCCCGCTTGTTCCCTCATGTGGAAGAAGCGCTGAGGAATACGGTTCGTATTGCCGAATCCTGTGAACTGCAGCTGGAATTTGGCAAGTCCATCTTGCCTGAATACAGACCGCTGCCTGAGGGGCAGAGTCCTTCTCAGTACTTGAGAGAGCTCTGTGAAAAAGGCATGGAGGAACGATATTTGAGCTCAGAACGCTGGACGGATTCGGCCCTTCGTTCCGAGCTTGATAAGCGGTTGAATTATGAACTTCAGGTCATCGACAGTATGGGCTTCTCGGATTACTTCCTGATCGTATGGGATTTTATCGCTTATGCCCATAGACAAGGGATCGTCACCGGCCCAGGCCGGGGTTCCTCGGCGGGAAGCCTTGTTGCCTATACACTGCATATTACCGATGTTGATCCGATGAAGTACAATCTGCTCTTTGAACGTTTCCTGAATCCTGAACGTATTTCCATGCCCGATATCGATATCGATTTCAGTGATGAGCGGCGGGATGAGGTTATTGATTATGTCGCAGACAAATACGGAAAAGCACATGTGGCGCAGATTATTACCTTTGGTACCATGGCTGCACGTGCAGCAGTCAGGGATGTTGGACGGGCGTTAAATGTACCTTATGGCGAGGTGGATAAGGCGGCGAAGCTCATTCCTGCCCAGCTCGGGATTAACATCCGGCGTGCCATGGAAGCAACGCCTGAACTGAAGGCTTTATATGAAACGAAGCCGAAAACCCGTGAACTGCTGGACATGGCCATGAAGGTGGAAGGCATGCCGCGCCATGCGTCCACGCATGCTGCCGGGGTCGTTATATCACGCGATCCTCTGACCGATGCTGTTCCGCTTCAGGAAGGAAGCGAGGGCACTGCGCTAACCCAATACTCGATGGAAAATCTGGAGTCAATTGGGCTGCTCAAGATGGACTTTCTCGGACTGCGGACCCTCTCCATTATTGAACGCTGCCTGCGTTGGATCGGGGAAGAAGGGCAAGTTCCGGATTTTCGATATATCGCGGACGATGATGCAAAGACGTATGAGATGCTTGGCCGTGGCGACACGATGGGCATATTCCAGCTGGAATCGGCGGGCATGCGTCGTGTGCTGAAGGATCTGAAGCCGACGGTATTTGAAGACATCATCTCCGTTCTCGCTTTGTATCGTCCGGGTCCAATGGAGTTCATCTCCAAGTATATTCAGGGCAAGCATGGACAGATTGAGGTCGATTATCCCCATGCCGATCTGGAATCCATTCTTAAGGATACGTATGGCATCATCGTCTATCAGGAACAGATCATGCAGATTGCTTCACGCATGGCGGGTTTCTCACTGGGGGAAGCAGACTTGCTGCGTAGAGCCGTGTCCAAGAAGAAACGGGAAGTGCTCGATCTGGAACGTGGACATTTCGTTCAGGGCAGTCTCAAACAAGGCTACAGCGAGGAAGAAGCGGACTTGGTCTATGACATGATCGTGAAGTTTGCCAACTATGGTTTCCCGCGTGCCCACGCCGCGGCGTATGGTGTACTGGCGTTCCAGACCGCATATCTGAAGGCTCATTATCCGGTTCATTTTATGGCTTCCATGCTGACCGCTGTTATGGGCAGTCACCGCAAGGTTGCAGAATACGTCGTGGAATGTCGTCGTATGGGAATTGAGGTTCTGCCACCTGACGTCAACGAGAGCGGCATTCTGTTTACTCCAGTCTTTGCCGTACCCGGCAAACCGGAGAACAATCTGACTGACAGGTCCGAAATGGACAATGGGAACAACACCGAAAATCATATGTATGATCATCCCGGTCAGGAAGAATATGGCGATGCACCTTTGCCGGATGACCCGGGCCCAATGCCCGAAGAAGGTGATGATTCATATGGCTGGCAAGCTTCGACCGTGATGCCTGAAGGCCTGAAACAAGAGGGGTTATCTGTAAGCGGTAGTGAAGCGTCTGCGATAAAACATGTAGATCGGGAAGAAACAGGTATGACCGGCGGAGTGGACCAGAATCAAGCTGAGGTATTTGCATCCGGTTCTATCCGTTTTGGACTGGCTGCTGTGAAGAATGTCGGCACCCAAGCCATGGAGAGTATCATGCTCGTCCGCAAGGAGCGCCCATTCGACAGTTTGCTCGATTTTTGTCGCCGTGTCGATCTGCGTGTCTGCAACAAACGTGTCATTGAATCGCTGATTCAGGCGGGGGCCTTTGACACTTTGCCGGGACACCGAGCTCAACTGCTTGCGATGCTGGACGAGACGGTGGAAGCTGCTCTGAAGTGGCGCAAGGAGCGCGAGGATCTGCAGATTCAGCTGTTTGATTTTGTTGAGACACCCAACTGGGAGATTGAATATCCACAGATTCCTGCGTATTCAGCCACTCAGCAGCTGGAGCTTGAGCGAGAATTGTTGGGTCTATATCTCTCCGGTCATCCACTTGATGATTATGAAGATGTGCTCGAATCGAGCGGGGCAGATCGGATTATGGAGCTGACCGAAGCGGCCGACGATACGATGGCCGTCGCTGCCGGGATGGTGGTGTCCGTGAAGTCGATCACGACGAAACAGGGCAAGGCCATGGCGTTCATGGAGCTGGAAGACCAGATTGAACGATGCGAAGTGGTTCTCTTTCCCGAAGTATGGCGGCGGAGCCAGCAGCATGTCGGGAAAGGCGAACTGCTCGTCGTGCGTGCCAAAGTGCAGCAGCAGGACGAAGGGTTTAAGCTGCTGGCTGAGGAAGTGGCGCCGCTCACACAGGCGGCACTGGAACAGCAGCTGCGCAGCCGCGAACGGCGCGGGAAGCCCGGCAGCGGCAGTCCTTCGCGCCCGGCGGCTCCGGCAAGGCAGCAAGCCGGTGCGGGGGCTGGAGCAGCTGCTGGAGCTGTACGCAGCAGCACAGGCGGAGGGCCGGCAACAGCGCACCGAGAGGAAGGCGCAGGCAAAGCTGAGGGGACGTCTGTATCGTCGCCTGGCAGCACCGATTCTGCCAATGGATCCGAGCAGATTCGCCGGTCTCAGGCCGTACAGCAGCGGGTGTTTGTGAAGATCACTCCACAGTCCGAGAAACCGGAACTGCTGACACGTTTGAAGCAGCTGCTCCAGCAGCATCCGGGTCCGGTTGCAACGGTACTTTTCTATGAGCAGCAGCAGAAGCTGCTCGCGTTAAGCGATGCTTACCGGATTAAACCGTCTCCAACACTATTCTCCGAGATGGAACAGATGCTGGGCGAGGGTACAGTTAAAATCAAGTAA
- a CDS encoding phosphatidylglycerophosphatase A, with translation MSYEIVEAMLARRGVQIDAIAEIVYRLQKGYHPELTMDDCVTSVKSVLQKREVQYTLYTGIALDELAEKRLLPQPLQAIMEADESLYGVDETLALGITHVYGMIGLTSFGYLDKEKIGVIHDLNEDGSGIHVFLDDLVAGLAAAASARIAHKNLNAKKYPTD, from the coding sequence ATGTCATATGAAATCGTAGAAGCTATGCTGGCCCGGCGGGGTGTACAGATTGATGCAATCGCTGAAATTGTATATCGTCTGCAAAAAGGGTACCACCCGGAACTGACGATGGATGATTGTGTAACAAGTGTGAAATCGGTACTGCAAAAAAGAGAGGTTCAGTATACGCTGTATACGGGCATTGCTCTGGATGAACTGGCTGAAAAACGTCTCTTGCCCCAGCCGCTGCAGGCCATTATGGAAGCGGATGAATCCCTGTATGGAGTGGACGAGACTCTGGCCCTTGGCATTACCCATGTATATGGCATGATTGGTTTAACCAGTTTTGGTTACCTGGATAAAGAAAAAATAGGCGTCATTCACGATCTGAATGAAGATGGATCAGGCATTCATGTCTTCCTGGATGATCTGGTCGCCGGTCTGGCCGCCGCGGCTTCCGCACGTATTGCCCACAAAAATCTCAATGCTAAAAAATACCCTACCGATTAA
- the accD gene encoding acetyl-CoA carboxylase, carboxyltransferase subunit beta, with translation MFKDIFQKKRKYATIPSERAVRGEGQEVVERPKREIPEGLMNKCSKCGTIQYSKELEKNLKVCPACGYHMRLNAMERIAMVLDEQGFVELDADMVSVDPLGFPGYSSKLEQQRLKSGLKEAVITGEGTIEGLPVVVAVMSFDFFTGSMGSVVGEKITRAVEHATEKNLPLIIFSTSGGARMQESILSLMQMAKTSAALARLDEQGGLYISVITDPTTGGVSASFASLGDINIAEPGAVFGFAGRIVIEQTIRQKLPEDFQTAEFNMQHGQLDLVIHRKELRTTLAKLLDMHSEKGGV, from the coding sequence GTGTTCAAAGATATATTCCAGAAAAAACGGAAGTACGCTACCATACCTTCCGAGCGTGCGGTTCGTGGCGAAGGCCAGGAAGTCGTAGAACGTCCAAAGCGTGAAATCCCTGAAGGACTTATGAACAAGTGCAGCAAATGCGGCACGATTCAATATAGCAAGGAATTGGAGAAAAACCTGAAAGTATGTCCTGCTTGCGGCTATCACATGCGCCTGAATGCCATGGAGCGTATTGCCATGGTTTTGGACGAGCAAGGCTTTGTTGAGCTGGATGCCGACATGGTTTCCGTGGATCCGCTTGGTTTTCCGGGATACAGCAGCAAGCTGGAGCAGCAGCGTCTAAAATCAGGACTGAAGGAAGCTGTAATTACAGGAGAAGGAACCATTGAAGGTTTACCTGTGGTTGTTGCTGTCATGAGTTTTGATTTCTTCACAGGCAGCATGGGTTCTGTTGTAGGGGAGAAAATTACTCGTGCTGTAGAGCACGCAACGGAGAAAAACTTGCCCCTGATTATATTCTCGACCTCTGGTGGAGCGCGGATGCAGGAGAGTATCCTCAGCTTGATGCAGATGGCCAAAACAAGTGCGGCACTAGCTCGTTTGGATGAGCAGGGAGGACTTTATATTTCGGTCATCACGGACCCGACCACAGGTGGGGTATCAGCGAGTTTCGCCAGTCTGGGCGATATCAATATCGCTGAACCAGGTGCCGTATTTGGTTTTGCCGGCCGAATTGTTATTGAGCAAACCATTCGTCAGAAGCTGCCTGAGGATTTCCAGACGGCAGAATTTAATATGCAGCATGGTCAGTTGGACTTGGTGATTCACCGGAAAGAACTTCGTACGACCCTTGCCAAGCTTCTGGATATGCACAGCGAAAAAGGAGGGGTCTAA